A region of Planktomarina temperata RCA23 DNA encodes the following proteins:
- a CDS encoding sulfite exporter TauE/SafE family protein yields the protein MQAVLAALALPPDHLALLGLICLIAGLVRGFSGFALSAMVMASGALILPPVQLIPVCWWLEMTASLFMLRGGWREANRKVALGLAIGSTIGVPFGLALTTQVDVETSKLIALAVIASLAALQLARVQLRFLASNWGLYGSGWMAGVATGLASVGGMVVALYVLAQNAPPREMRASLVLFLFLGSVTTALSLLAFGLMDRTAIARGLAMAGPTALGVILGQLSFSSRWEHFYKPFCLLLLLALASWGILRMIFGI from the coding sequence ATGCAAGCGGTCTTAGCAGCCTTGGCCCTGCCGCCGGATCACCTTGCATTGCTCGGTCTGATTTGCTTAATTGCCGGGTTGGTTCGCGGCTTTTCGGGCTTTGCACTGTCCGCCATGGTCATGGCATCCGGCGCCTTGATCCTGCCGCCGGTCCAACTGATACCCGTCTGTTGGTGGCTTGAGATGACCGCCTCGCTTTTCATGCTGCGCGGCGGCTGGCGGGAGGCCAATCGCAAGGTTGCGCTGGGTCTGGCCATTGGGTCAACCATTGGCGTGCCTTTTGGTCTGGCCCTTACAACGCAGGTGGATGTCGAAACCTCAAAGCTGATCGCGCTTGCCGTCATCGCCAGTCTCGCCGCCCTGCAGCTTGCCCGGGTGCAATTGCGCTTTTTGGCGAGCAACTGGGGACTTTACGGATCGGGCTGGATGGCCGGCGTGGCCACGGGCCTGGCGAGTGTTGGCGGCATGGTTGTGGCGCTTTACGTCTTAGCGCAAAATGCGCCACCGCGTGAGATGCGCGCCTCTTTGGTGTTATTTTTGTTTCTGGGCAGTGTCACGACGGCGCTTAGCCTGCTGGCTTTTGGACTAATGGACCGAACCGCCATAGCCCGCGGATTGGCCATGGCTGGACCCACGGCTCTTGGGGTTATCCTGGGGCAGCTGTCATTCAGCTCCAGGTGGGAGCATTTTTACAAGCCGTTTTGTCTTCTGCTTTTGCTGGCTCTGGCCAGCTGGGGCATCCTGCGGATGATCTTTGGAATTTAA
- a CDS encoding PLP-dependent aminotransferase family protein yields MAISEETFFLPPDAEGTLQNQIQQLVAEAILSGRFRAGEKMPSSRKLATHLGVSRITVTLAYTELLADDYLTSRGRSGYYISTNAPQPPKFPIMPREDKVDWVRAIGQKFSGGVTLTKPSDWGSYKYPFIYGQADETLFDRSNWRLCALQALGSKDYDALTSDYFDRDDPKLIEFILRHTLPRRGIRAEPDEVLVTMGAQNALWLTANVLLNQRRTAALENPCYPSLRDILTQSRCQVASVAVDAAGLPPDALPSDVDVVFTTPSHQCPTATTMPLERRRTLLTRAAEKDFLIVEDDYEFEMSFLKAPSPALKSLDREGRVIYVGSFSKSLFPGLRLGYLVGSKPFIREARALRSTVLRHPPGHIQRTAAYFLSLGHYDALIRRMGTEFHARRLAMEEAFAQNGLTVAGQGAFGGSSFWMRAPANVDAEQVAERLRSKGVLIEPGRPFFTQQDAPKNYYRLAYSSLPVRKIAEGVALIASEMRP; encoded by the coding sequence ATGGCGATTTCTGAAGAGACTTTCTTTTTGCCGCCCGATGCGGAAGGCACCCTACAAAACCAAATCCAACAACTGGTCGCCGAAGCGATTCTCAGCGGAAGGTTTCGGGCCGGCGAAAAAATGCCCTCAAGCCGAAAATTGGCGACCCATTTGGGGGTGAGCCGGATCACCGTGACCCTCGCCTATACAGAGCTTCTGGCCGATGATTATCTCACGAGCCGCGGTCGGTCCGGTTATTATATCAGCACGAATGCACCGCAGCCGCCAAAATTCCCCATCATGCCCCGCGAAGACAAAGTGGATTGGGTCCGCGCCATTGGTCAAAAGTTTTCCGGCGGGGTGACACTTACGAAACCCTCCGATTGGGGCAGTTACAAATATCCCTTCATCTACGGCCAAGCCGATGAAACCCTGTTTGATCGGTCGAATTGGCGGCTCTGTGCACTTCAAGCTCTGGGCTCGAAAGATTATGATGCGCTGACCAGTGATTACTTCGATCGGGATGATCCAAAGTTGATCGAATTCATTCTGCGCCACACCCTGCCGCGCCGGGGAATCAGGGCCGAACCAGATGAGGTTTTGGTCACCATGGGGGCGCAGAATGCACTTTGGTTAACTGCGAATGTTCTGCTGAACCAAAGACGAACAGCGGCATTGGAAAACCCCTGCTACCCATCCCTGCGCGATATTTTAACCCAGTCGCGCTGCCAAGTGGCCAGTGTTGCGGTGGATGCGGCAGGCCTGCCGCCAGATGCCTTGCCATCTGATGTTGATGTGGTCTTCACCACCCCATCCCACCAATGCCCGACCGCCACCACAATGCCACTGGAGCGCCGCCGGACACTCCTAACTCGCGCGGCAGAGAAAGATTTTTTAATTGTTGAGGATGACTATGAATTCGAAATGTCCTTTCTCAAAGCACCCTCTCCAGCGCTGAAATCCTTGGACCGTGAGGGGCGGGTGATCTATGTTGGCAGTTTCTCTAAATCGCTATTTCCAGGGTTGCGGCTTGGCTATTTGGTGGGCTCCAAGCCATTCATCCGCGAGGCACGCGCGCTGCGCTCAACCGTGCTGCGCCATCCCCCCGGCCATATTCAACGCACGGCGGCCTATTTCCTGTCGCTCGGCCATTACGACGCGCTGATCCGCCGGATGGGTACAGAATTTCATGCACGGCGCCTGGCCATGGAGGAGGCCTTCGCCCAAAATGGCCTGACCGTTGCCGGGCAAGGCGCCTTTGGCGGTAGCTCCTTTTGGATGCGTGCCCCGGCCAACGTCGACGCCGAGCAGGTTGCAGAGCGGCTGCGCAGCAAGGGCGTCTTGATCGAACCGGGCCGGCCGTTTTTCACCCAGCAAGATGCCCCGAAAAATTATTATCGATTGGCCTATAGCTCGCTTCCCGTTCGAAAAATTGCAGAAGGCGTGGCGCTTATTGCCAGCGAGATGCGCCCGTGA
- a CDS encoding aminotransferase class III-fold pyridoxal phosphate-dependent enzyme, whose protein sequence is MDGNLQNDLSEVVANDKAHVWHHLIQHKMFETADPNIIVEGKGMRVWNQAGKEHLDAVSGGVWTVNVGYGRESIADAVRDQLVKMNFFAGAAGSIPAANFAKRLIEKMPGMSRVYFSNSGSEANEKGFKMIRQIAHKKYGGKKNKILYRERDYHGTTIATLAAGGQHERSAQYGPFPEGFISVPHCLEYREAAQDNLGQGESYGLRAANAIEDIILREGPDTVGGLILEPITAGGGVIVPPEGYWPRVQEICRKYNILLMIDEVVCGLGRTGTWFGYQHYDIQPDIVTMAKGVASGYAAISLTVTTEEVFEQFKDASDHMGYFRDISTFGGCTAGPAAALENMRIIEDENLLENCTARGAQLIANLEALAKKHSIIGDVRGKGLFCGAELVTNRETREPAPEAKVQAVVKDCMAQGVIIGATNRSLPGFNNTLCLSPALICTAEDIDLITDAIDQALSRVFG, encoded by the coding sequence ATGGACGGCAATCTGCAAAATGACTTGAGTGAAGTTGTCGCCAACGACAAAGCCCATGTTTGGCATCACTTGATCCAACATAAAATGTTCGAAACCGCTGACCCCAATATCATTGTCGAGGGCAAGGGCATGCGGGTTTGGAATCAAGCCGGCAAAGAACATTTGGATGCGGTCTCAGGCGGTGTTTGGACCGTCAATGTTGGCTACGGGCGTGAAAGCATCGCCGACGCAGTACGCGATCAACTGGTAAAAATGAATTTTTTTGCCGGAGCCGCCGGCTCTATCCCTGCAGCCAATTTTGCAAAGCGCTTAATTGAGAAAATGCCAGGGATGAGCCGCGTTTATTTCTCCAATTCTGGATCGGAAGCCAATGAAAAAGGCTTCAAGATGATCCGACAAATCGCCCATAAAAAATATGGCGGCAAGAAGAATAAAATTCTGTATCGCGAGCGCGATTATCATGGCACCACCATTGCGACGTTAGCTGCCGGTGGCCAGCATGAGCGCAGCGCGCAATATGGCCCCTTCCCCGAAGGTTTCATTTCCGTGCCGCATTGCCTTGAATATCGCGAAGCTGCCCAAGACAACCTTGGACAAGGCGAAAGCTACGGGTTGCGTGCCGCAAATGCGATTGAAGATATCATCCTGCGCGAAGGTCCGGACACCGTTGGCGGTTTGATCCTTGAGCCTATCACAGCAGGGGGTGGCGTTATTGTGCCTCCCGAAGGCTACTGGCCACGCGTGCAGGAAATTTGCAGAAAATACAATATTTTGCTTATGATAGACGAAGTGGTTTGCGGCCTGGGGCGCACTGGGACCTGGTTTGGGTATCAACATTACGACATCCAGCCAGATATTGTAACAATGGCCAAGGGTGTCGCCTCCGGCTATGCGGCGATATCGTTGACCGTCACCACTGAAGAGGTTTTCGAGCAATTCAAAGACGCCAGCGATCACATGGGATACTTTCGTGATATCTCCACTTTCGGCGGCTGCACTGCAGGCCCGGCAGCAGCGCTGGAAAACATGCGCATCATTGAGGATGAAAACCTTCTTGAAAATTGCACAGCCCGCGGAGCGCAATTGATTGCTAATCTCGAAGCCTTGGCTAAGAAGCACAGCATCATTGGCGATGTCCGTGGTAAAGGCTTGTTCTGCGGCGCAGAGCTGGTGACGAACCGCGAAACCCGCGAACCGGCACCAGAAGCAAAAGTGCAGGCGGTGGTCAAAGACTGCATGGCGCAGGGCGTCATCATCGGCGCGACAAACCGCTCCTTGCCAGGGTTCAACAACACTCTGTGCCTGTCACCGGCGCTGATTTGTACAGCCGAAGATATCGACCTCATCACCGATGCAATAGATCAGGCCTTAAGCCGAGTCTTTGGCTAA
- a CDS encoding ABC transporter substrate-binding protein: MKTALKSAVAGLTLVSGSAAFAGGHGELNVAYFLEWPMPFQAAKVSGAYDAALGMKVNWVSFDTGTAMSAAMASGDIDISVSQGVPPFVVATSAGQDLQIVDVAVSYADNDNCVVASGLEIDKNSAGELAGKKVAVPLGTAAHYGFLKQMEHFGVSLDSLTVVDMAPAEGQAALAQGAVDMACGWGGALRRMKESGNVLLTGAEKTELGILVFDVTTAPSGFVAENADIVAKFLAVTADANTAWNTSQPEFMANMIAQDAGMSVEDAKSSMSTFVFPDIDTQLSQSWLGGNAQTFMKGVADVFVNAGSIDSAKGSYADNVNTGPLASAKGM; this comes from the coding sequence ATGAAAACTGCATTGAAGAGTGCTGTTGCTGGGTTAACTCTGGTGTCCGGCTCCGCTGCATTTGCAGGCGGCCACGGCGAGTTGAACGTCGCTTATTTTCTAGAGTGGCCAATGCCATTCCAAGCGGCAAAAGTTTCTGGCGCCTATGACGCTGCTTTGGGCATGAAGGTAAACTGGGTTTCTTTCGACACAGGCACAGCAATGTCCGCAGCCATGGCGTCCGGTGACATTGATATCTCCGTGTCTCAGGGTGTTCCACCTTTCGTAGTCGCAACATCAGCAGGTCAAGATCTGCAAATTGTTGACGTGGCTGTGTCCTATGCGGACAACGACAACTGTGTGGTCGCGTCCGGTTTGGAAATCGACAAAAACTCCGCAGGCGAATTGGCCGGCAAGAAAGTTGCCGTGCCGTTGGGCACAGCGGCGCACTACGGCTTCTTGAAACAAATGGAGCACTTTGGCGTATCCTTGGACAGCCTGACAGTTGTGGACATGGCACCTGCTGAAGGCCAAGCGGCCTTGGCTCAAGGTGCTGTCGACATGGCTTGTGGTTGGGGCGGTGCGCTGCGCCGTATGAAAGAATCTGGCAACGTATTGCTGACAGGTGCGGAAAAAACTGAGCTGGGTATTTTGGTCTTTGATGTGACCACAGCACCTTCTGGTTTTGTCGCTGAAAATGCCGATATTGTGGCGAAATTCTTGGCTGTGACTGCTGATGCTAACACCGCATGGAATACCTCTCAGCCTGAATTCATGGCCAACATGATTGCGCAAGATGCCGGTATGAGCGTTGAAGATGCAAAAAGCTCCATGAGCACATTTGTGTTCCCAGACATTGACACCCAATTGTCTCAGTCTTGGCTCGGTGGCAATGCGCAGACCTTCATGAAAGGTGTTGCGGATGTTTTCGTGAATGCAGGTTCAATCGACAGCGCCAAAGGCAGCTATGCTGACAATGTAAATACTGGTCCTTTGGCTTCCGCTAAAGGCATGTAA
- a CDS encoding taurine ABC transporter ATP-binding protein yields the protein MSGLLIDNISMRFDLPNGGSVQALKNVTLDIKSGELLSVLGPSGCGKTTLLNIVAGFLAPTEGQVVVNDHAVKGPGPERGMVFQQGALFEWMTVRENVSFGPDMKKMPRIKSVKIVDRLLEVVGLQDFKDKAVYELSGGMQQRVALARCLANEPDVILMDEPLGALDALTREKMQSLVLDLWKETGKTIILITHSVEEALLLGERLLVMAPRPGRIHKEYRLPFAEMGVGADLRAVKKHPDYAKTREEILAMIWEMEEEIMGRTEESA from the coding sequence GTGTCAGGCCTGCTTATTGACAATATTTCTATGCGCTTCGATTTGCCCAATGGTGGATCGGTCCAAGCGCTTAAAAACGTAACCTTGGATATAAAATCTGGAGAATTGCTAAGTGTTCTTGGCCCGTCAGGCTGTGGCAAAACCACTTTGCTGAATATCGTGGCCGGGTTCTTGGCGCCCACAGAGGGACAGGTTGTTGTCAACGACCATGCGGTCAAGGGACCCGGACCTGAGCGCGGCATGGTGTTTCAGCAAGGCGCGTTGTTTGAATGGATGACCGTGCGGGAGAATGTTTCTTTCGGACCAGATATGAAGAAAATGCCGCGCATCAAAAGCGTAAAGATCGTCGATCGTTTGTTGGAAGTTGTGGGGCTTCAGGATTTTAAAGACAAGGCGGTTTATGAGCTCTCAGGCGGCATGCAGCAACGCGTGGCTTTGGCCCGTTGCCTGGCCAATGAGCCGGATGTGATTTTGATGGATGAGCCTTTGGGCGCTTTGGATGCTTTGACCCGCGAAAAGATGCAATCCTTGGTGCTTGATCTGTGGAAAGAGACCGGCAAAACCATTATCTTGATCACCCACTCCGTGGAAGAAGCGTTGCTTTTGGGCGAGCGCTTATTGGTTATGGCGCCGCGCCCTGGCCGAATTCACAAAGAGTATCGCCTGCCCTTTGCGGAAATGGGTGTTGGCGCGGATTTACGCGCGGTTAAGAAACATCCCGATTACGCCAAAACCCGTGAGGAGATTTTGGCGATGATTTGGGAAATGGAAGAAGAAATAATGGGCCGCACGGAGGAAAGCGCATGA
- a CDS encoding ABC transporter permease subunit → MILLAVYIAIFAVSMVIVAWATKRFFTRADFTSLKTVTFGDESAVKANRAASVISVLAIFALWVAFTNSSLPLFKAKGPFEGMVEFTYTSTLPDGRSDDATVSILVYPEDVQLTEDANGAPGKIPNKPDVDLGEGFAKNDTLVIPRYGSKLVSVFKNDEFKKSDGAIVTHLNGQALTPGEQIILSEGRLALTEKGTPFFEPSTGFRMARLYLPAPEVTTNRFLQLNREGYRNFTLLEHTWASLQRVLLGFIFGALVGIPLGYAMGLTNWARGWFDPIVEFMRPVPPLALIPLMIIWFGIGETSKVILLFLAALWIMAIAARSGVSGVAIAKVHAAYSLGAKKSQILRKVIIPNSLPEIFTGARVAMGVCWGTVVAAELVAAEKGLGMMIMVAAKFQLTDIVIVGIILIGVIGFAIDIGIRKLEGWLVPWKGKV, encoded by the coding sequence TTGATCCTTCTTGCCGTATATATCGCGATTTTTGCGGTTAGTATGGTGATTGTAGCTTGGGCCACAAAACGATTTTTTACCCGCGCTGATTTTACCTCACTCAAGACGGTGACCTTTGGCGATGAAAGCGCTGTAAAGGCGAACCGGGCCGCGTCAGTGATTTCGGTTCTGGCGATTTTCGCCCTTTGGGTGGCTTTTACCAATTCATCCTTGCCTTTGTTCAAGGCCAAAGGTCCGTTCGAGGGTATGGTGGAATTCACCTATACCTCTACCTTGCCTGATGGACGCAGCGATGACGCAACCGTTTCCATTTTGGTCTACCCTGAAGATGTTCAACTGACAGAAGATGCCAATGGAGCGCCAGGGAAAATTCCGAACAAACCTGACGTCGATCTCGGCGAAGGGTTCGCAAAGAACGATACATTGGTCATCCCGCGTTATGGATCAAAGCTGGTCTCTGTGTTCAAAAATGATGAGTTCAAAAAATCAGATGGGGCCATCGTGACCCATCTCAATGGACAGGCCCTCACACCTGGTGAGCAGATTATCTTGTCCGAGGGACGCTTGGCGCTCACCGAAAAAGGCACACCGTTCTTCGAACCCTCCACCGGGTTTCGCATGGCGCGGCTCTATCTGCCTGCTCCGGAAGTGACGACGAACCGCTTTTTACAGCTGAATCGTGAAGGGTATCGCAATTTCACCCTGCTTGAGCATACTTGGGCCTCTTTGCAACGTGTGTTGCTTGGTTTTATCTTTGGCGCGCTTGTGGGTATTCCCCTCGGTTACGCCATGGGGCTGACCAATTGGGCGCGGGGCTGGTTTGATCCGATTGTCGAATTTATGCGCCCTGTGCCGCCCTTGGCCTTGATCCCCTTGATGATTATTTGGTTCGGCATTGGTGAGACGTCCAAAGTGATCTTGCTCTTTCTTGCAGCGCTCTGGATCATGGCTATCGCGGCGCGCTCTGGCGTGTCCGGTGTGGCCATTGCCAAAGTGCATGCGGCCTATTCCTTGGGTGCCAAAAAATCGCAAATTTTGCGTAAGGTGATCATTCCAAACTCCCTGCCTGAGATTTTTACCGGCGCACGGGTGGCCATGGGCGTGTGTTGGGGCACGGTTGTGGCGGCTGAATTGGTGGCGGCGGAAAAAGGTCTTGGCATGATGATCATGGTCGCGGCTAAGTTTCAGCTGACAGATATCGTGATTGTCGGGATTATCCTCATTGGTGTGATCGGTTTTGCCATCGACATTGGAATCCGCAAGCTTGAAGGCTGGCTGGTGCCTTGGAAAGGTAAAGTTTAA
- a CDS encoding FAD-dependent oxidoreductase, which produces MKSQARVVVIGGGIAGCSTLYHLTQEGWSDVVLVERDELTSGTTWHSAAQVTNFGMSQVMIGLKSHSIKLYKELAADPEYPVGYNFGDGGIRLANTQAHMDGYAHFTSLAKGMGVEFEVLDAQECARRHPLISTENLMGGLWDPSDGHIDPAQLCQALARRARAAGAEVYRFTSVTDLTQHADDSWTVHTDKGDIRAEIVVNACGYRVNEVGAMMGVEHPVASMEHQYFITEDMPGVMEAGHRIPLLRCPISDYYSRQEKNGLLVGFYEQGCKTWGMDGIDPKFSNDLCPDDLDRVMDVLEGAISRMPALAEVGIKQVVNGPITYTIDGTPLVGPIPGKRNAFCIIGLRAGLGEGGGHGWLLAQQIVHGEACYDTWALDPRRFTGHATQELTSLYAIQDYQNEFRFHLPHEHRPAGRPAKTTPLTPILEQAGAHFTVVNGWERSDYFKPTPDFVEDYGYRYTKVHELVAAEVARVQNHVALAEVNGFNRIEITGPGARDWLDYMICSRVPRKIGKLGLGYLLNDYGNVKAEATIANLPDGRIWYGSAAAAEFHDMDWLSKHLPKDGSVTLRSLTNDHTILVLAGPKSRAVLSACARGDWSAAGFPWLSVREARIGHAPAIVMSVSFSGELAYEIHLPNSALFAAYSALMRAGAAHDIGHFGARAVDSMRMEKGYLHWKSDLITEFDPYETGLDRFVCRDKDFLGKAALMARGDKKRRRLRMLEIDATHASPQPSDSLYAGGRLIGSVTSADWGHRTGKNIAYAFMQPDIVEGITVDIIGKPYAARLLNGPVYDPDNSRVKS; this is translated from the coding sequence ATGAAATCTCAAGCACGCGTTGTGGTTATCGGCGGCGGAATCGCCGGTTGCTCAACCCTTTACCATTTGACCCAGGAGGGGTGGAGCGATGTGGTTCTGGTGGAGCGCGATGAATTAACCTCCGGCACCACCTGGCATTCTGCGGCGCAGGTCACCAATTTCGGCATGTCGCAGGTGATGATTGGTCTCAAAAGCCATTCGATCAAACTCTACAAAGAGCTGGCCGCAGATCCTGAATACCCGGTCGGATATAACTTTGGAGATGGCGGCATCCGTCTGGCCAATACGCAAGCTCATATGGACGGATACGCGCATTTCACCAGCCTGGCCAAGGGCATGGGGGTTGAGTTCGAAGTGCTGGATGCACAGGAATGCGCGCGGCGGCATCCGTTGATTTCGACCGAAAACCTAATGGGCGGCCTCTGGGATCCAAGTGACGGGCATATCGATCCGGCCCAGCTCTGCCAAGCCTTGGCACGCCGGGCCCGCGCCGCCGGTGCTGAGGTCTACCGTTTCACCTCTGTCACGGACCTGACGCAACATGCCGATGACAGTTGGACGGTGCACACGGACAAGGGCGATATTCGCGCAGAGATTGTCGTCAACGCCTGCGGGTACCGGGTCAATGAGGTTGGCGCTATGATGGGAGTAGAGCATCCAGTCGCAAGCATGGAGCATCAGTATTTCATCACCGAAGATATGCCGGGCGTTATGGAGGCCGGGCATCGGATCCCACTGCTGCGCTGCCCGATTTCAGACTATTATTCGCGGCAGGAAAAAAATGGTCTCTTAGTCGGGTTTTATGAACAAGGTTGCAAGACCTGGGGCATGGATGGGATTGATCCCAAATTCAGCAATGATCTGTGCCCGGATGACTTGGACCGGGTTATGGATGTGTTGGAAGGGGCAATCTCCCGTATGCCCGCCCTTGCGGAAGTTGGCATCAAACAGGTGGTCAATGGCCCCATCACCTATACCATCGACGGCACCCCTTTGGTTGGGCCGATTCCCGGCAAGCGCAACGCCTTTTGCATCATAGGTCTCAGGGCCGGGCTTGGTGAGGGCGGTGGTCACGGCTGGCTACTGGCACAGCAAATTGTCCATGGGGAGGCCTGTTATGACACATGGGCCTTAGATCCACGGCGTTTCACCGGCCATGCCACGCAAGAATTGACGTCCCTTTACGCCATCCAAGATTATCAAAACGAGTTTCGCTTTCATCTGCCCCATGAGCACCGCCCGGCGGGGCGCCCAGCCAAAACCACACCTCTGACCCCGATCTTGGAGCAAGCCGGCGCACATTTCACTGTGGTCAATGGCTGGGAGCGGTCGGACTATTTCAAACCCACCCCCGATTTTGTGGAAGACTATGGCTATAGATACACAAAGGTGCATGAGCTGGTCGCAGCCGAGGTGGCACGGGTGCAAAATCATGTGGCGCTTGCGGAAGTGAACGGGTTCAATCGGATTGAGATCACCGGCCCAGGTGCGCGCGATTGGCTGGATTATATGATCTGCTCTCGCGTGCCGCGCAAAATTGGAAAACTGGGGCTTGGGTATCTTCTCAATGATTATGGCAATGTGAAAGCAGAAGCCACAATCGCCAATCTCCCAGATGGCCGCATTTGGTATGGATCGGCCGCAGCCGCAGAATTCCATGATATGGATTGGTTGAGCAAGCATCTGCCGAAAGATGGCTCCGTCACGCTGCGCAGTTTGACCAATGACCACACGATCTTAGTCTTGGCCGGGCCAAAATCCCGCGCCGTGCTCAGCGCTTGCGCCAGAGGCGATTGGTCAGCCGCAGGCTTTCCTTGGCTTTCGGTCCGCGAGGCCCGCATTGGACATGCGCCGGCAATCGTCATGTCGGTGAGCTTTTCAGGTGAATTGGCCTATGAAATCCACCTTCCCAATTCCGCGCTCTTCGCCGCTTACTCGGCGCTGATGCGGGCCGGCGCCGCCCATGATATCGGACATTTCGGCGCGCGCGCCGTGGACAGTATGCGCATGGAGAAAGGCTATCTCCACTGGAAATCAGATCTGATCACTGAGTTTGACCCCTATGAGACTGGACTCGACCGGTTTGTCTGCCGCGACAAAGACTTCCTCGGAAAAGCAGCGCTCATGGCCCGCGGCGACAAGAAACGCCGCCGACTGCGGATGCTTGAGATTGACGCCACTCACGCAAGCCCACAACCCAGCGACAGCCTTTATGCCGGCGGGCGGCTGATAGGCTCGGTCACCTCTGCCGACTGGGGGCACCGCACGGGCAAGAATATCGCCTATGCCTTTATGCAGCCCGATATCGTCGAGGGCATAACTGTTGATATCATCGGCAAGCCCTATGCGGCCAGACTTCTGAACGGGCCAGTTTACGACCCAGACAACAGCCGGGTTAAATCTTAA
- a CDS encoding trimethylamine methyltransferase family protein: protein MTEARVRETVPAKVIEGSVMARATGGRAGRHLRRSKALPINPAPPGGFGGQYKPLSMSDMEQIYDVALRLLEELGVGEVPDRLRDLFVQQGARFESGRIYIPRRLIAQAVAAAPKTITLHGRDPARSIEVGGDRVHFGTGGAAVQTLDLDSGDYRASTLQDLYDFARLQDQLTNVSWFTRCCVATDLVGEEALDINTAYALLAGTSKPVATSFTLADHVAPIVKMMDMAEGREGAFSERPWLAAHISPMISPLRFGADAVEVCFECVAHNITVSCITAAQSGATAPATPAAFLAQSLAETLAALAMVHVMKPGHPMIFSNWPFVIDLRSGAFSGGGGEIALMNAASAQLSNWLGLVSGVASSMTDSKAIDAQYGAEKGVTALAAALSGANMIYESAGMTAALLGVSFEGFVLDNDMLGNIYRMLRGVEVTDENLGFDVIVDVVQGEGHFLGHPQTMAAMERDYFYPETADREAPITWRERGSMDAQTRAKATARTLLQRHPTYLSAQADARIRAAFDIQLPPQR from the coding sequence TTGACCGAAGCCCGCGTGCGCGAGACGGTGCCTGCAAAAGTAATCGAAGGGAGTGTTATGGCGCGCGCAACAGGTGGCAGAGCGGGGCGACATCTGCGGCGCAGTAAAGCCTTGCCGATAAATCCCGCGCCCCCCGGCGGGTTTGGCGGGCAATATAAACCTTTGAGTATGTCTGATATGGAGCAGATCTACGATGTCGCCCTGCGCTTGCTCGAAGAGCTTGGGGTTGGCGAGGTGCCGGACCGCTTGCGGGATCTCTTTGTGCAGCAGGGGGCTCGATTCGAATCTGGGCGGATTTATATACCGCGTCGCTTGATTGCGCAGGCCGTTGCCGCTGCTCCAAAAACCATCACTTTGCACGGCCGGGATCCCGCGCGCAGCATCGAAGTGGGTGGGGATCGGGTGCATTTTGGCACCGGAGGCGCGGCGGTGCAGACTTTGGATTTGGACAGTGGCGATTATCGTGCATCAACGCTGCAGGACCTCTATGATTTTGCCCGGCTTCAGGACCAATTGACCAATGTCAGCTGGTTTACCCGTTGCTGCGTTGCCACCGATTTGGTTGGAGAGGAGGCTTTGGATATCAATACAGCCTATGCCTTGCTCGCAGGCACCAGCAAACCTGTGGCCACCTCTTTCACCTTAGCGGACCATGTGGCGCCCATCGTTAAGATGATGGATATGGCGGAGGGGCGCGAGGGGGCGTTTTCGGAGCGGCCGTGGTTGGCGGCCCATATCAGCCCGATGATTTCACCGCTGCGATTTGGCGCGGATGCGGTCGAGGTGTGTTTTGAATGCGTGGCGCATAATATCACGGTCAGCTGCATCACCGCGGCACAATCAGGGGCAACAGCGCCGGCCACCCCCGCGGCATTTTTGGCGCAATCTTTGGCGGAAACATTGGCGGCTCTGGCCATGGTGCATGTGATGAAGCCTGGCCATCCGATGATTTTTTCCAACTGGCCATTTGTGATTGATCTGCGCAGTGGAGCGTTCTCGGGCGGAGGTGGTGAGATTGCCCTCATGAATGCCGCATCAGCGCAGCTTTCAAATTGGTTGGGCCTGGTCAGCGGTGTCGCCAGCTCGATGACTGATTCCAAGGCGATTGATGCGCAATATGGTGCGGAGAAAGGGGTGACGGCCCTCGCTGCAGCCTTATCGGGTGCCAATATGATCTACGAAAGCGCCGGCATGACCGCGGCTTTGCTCGGGGTTTCTTTCGAAGGGTTTGTTCTCGACAATGATATGCTTGGCAATATTTATCGCATGCTGCGCGGGGTTGAGGTGACCGATGAGAACCTCGGTTTTGATGTGATTGTGGACGTGGTCCAAGGGGAGGGGCATTTCCTAGGTCATCCCCAAACGATGGCGGCGATGGAGCGGGATTATTTCTATCCTGAGACCGCCGATCGAGAGGCGCCGATTACGTGGCGCGAACGGGGCAGCATGGATGCGCAGACCCGGGCCAAAGCCACGGCGCGCACTTTGTTGCAGCGGCATCCGACCTATTTGTCGGCCCAAGCCGATGCCCGTATTCGCGCGGCCTTCGACATCCAACTGCCACCGCAGCGATAG